One segment of Cryptococcus neoformans var. grubii H99 chromosome 2, complete sequence DNA contains the following:
- a CDS encoding kinesin gives MSGNNIKVVCRFRPMNRMEIESRSEQCVEISEDYTAVQLKNKASLAGPEKDGFTFDRVFDTTTKQDEIFDWGVKGIVEDVMTGFNGTLFCYGQTGSGKTFTMMGADIENPSLRGIIPRIVEQIFASILSADSSIEYTVKVSYMEIYMERIKDLLAPQNDNLSIHEDKQRGVYVKNLTDVYVGSEEDVYRVMKAGAASRAVSSTNMNAESSRSHSIFVIGIHQRNTETGSQKSGNLYLVDLAGSEKVGKTGATGQTLEEAKKINKSLSALGMVINSLTDGKSQHVPYRDSKLTRILQESLGGNSRTTLIINCSPASFNEAETLSTLRFGMRAKSIKNKARVNVEMSPAELKALLKKTQAELVGVREWATKLEEEARIWRSGGKVEQANRAPALDQALAGGSTAASAAKRAMASPALPTPSSSSASRAATPGGALSAVDGSRPDTPSTFSLSLDKDEREEFLKRENELSDQLAEKESALVAQEKLLADLKEEIAYFKDQESAVSQENKAMSSELNELRISSARLESEAKDATITLDSYKEKIVELQKDIEDQKAEIKNLKHSQTREKEEEKEKRKQEMLNEMMSKIDLGGTLDSSSEKLRTVLREFEETSDAERKDKLTSQTRELIRSSLAESQDVMRGLQERLRLACEEQDMQVKRRNVLEKMLEKRDAAFEELLDKTASGQGLSLAEIKSSLETKYSSREELLRTEISTLSDHVESRADDVRRLQSTVESYKLSNEELNRALTAATNGTDGETFASSAKELERTRKAHEIQYAEFEMVKKSLMKDLQNRCEKVVELEMQLDEVREQYKIIARSANSRAQQRKLEFLEHNLEQLSAVQKQLVEQNTSFKREVAESQRKLMSRNDRIQNLEAALSNADQRLAQKNQKYEQQIQLFREKLAEAQAKQNATYAHGRIAKPLRGGGGAQTGVVGGIQSIMGGGKQEESPSGKRQSWFFPQQR, from the exons ATGTCGGGCAACAATATCAAG GTCGTTTGCAG ATTTCGGCCAATGAACCGTATGGAAATCGAGTCTAGGTCGGAGCAATGTGTCGAGATCAGCGAAGACTACACGGCCGTGCAGCTAAAAAACAAAGCTTCATTAG CTGGTCCCGAGAAGGACGGTTTTACATTTGACAGAGTATTCGACACTACGACAAAGCAAGATGAGATCTTTGACTGGGGCGTCAAGGGCATTGTAGAAG ATGTTATGACGGGTTTCAACGGGACATTGTTCTGTTACGGCCAGACTGGTTCTGGTAAAACTTTCA CTATGATG GGAGCAGATATCGAAAACCCTTCGTTGAGAGGTATCATCCCCCGGATAGTCGAACAGATATTtgcctccatcctctcagCAGACTCGAGCATAGAATATACCGTCAAAGTCAGCTACATGGAAATCTACATGGAACGCATAAAAGATTTACTTGCCCCGCAAAACGACAACTTGTCAATTCACGAAGACAAGCAGCGAGGGGTGTATGTCAAGAATTTGACTGATGTATATGTTGGCTCGGAGGAGGATGTATATAGGGTCATGAAGGCTGGTGCTGCTAGCAGAGCTGTCTCCTCTACTA ACATGAACGCTGAGTCATCACGTTCACACTCCATTTTTGTCATTGGTATTCACCAACGCAACACCGAAACAGGCAGTCAAAAGTCCGGTAATCTCTATCTTGTCGATTTGGCTGGTTCTGAAAAGGTTGGGAAGACGGGAGCTACGGGTCAAACGCTTGAAgaggccaagaagatcaaCAAAAGTTTGTCGGCCCTTGGTATGGTCATTAACTCTTTGACCGACGGCAAA TCTCAACATGTTCCTTATCGAGATTCTAAACTTACCCGTATCCTTCAAGAATCCCTTGGCGGTAACTCTCGCACAACTCTTATCATTAACTGTTCCCCCGCATCTTTCAACGAAGCTGAAaccctttccacccttcGGTTTGGTATGCGCGCCAAATCCATCAAGAACAAGGCCCGAGTCAACGTCGAAATGTCCCCCGCAGAACTCAAAGCTCTACTCAAAAAGACACAAGCAGAGCTCGTTGGTGTGCGCGAATGGGCAACgaagcttgaagaagaagcaaggatttggagaagCGGTGGGAAGGTTGAACAAGCTAATCGGGCTCCGGCCTTGGATCAAGCTCTGGCGGGAGGAAGTACGGCTGCCAGTGCCGCCAAGAGAGCAATGGCTTCTCCTGCTCTGCCAACTCCTAGCTCGAGCTCCGCTAGTCGAGCTGCTACACCTGGTGGAGCATTGAGCGCGGTTGACGGAAGTAGGCCTGACACGCCGTCGACGTTTAGTTTGAGTCTAgacaaggatgagagggaagaattCTTGAAACGAGAGAATGAATTGAGTGATCAGCTTGCGGAGAAA GAATCTGCCCTTGTTGCTCAAGAAAAGCTCCTTGCAGACCTCAAGGAAGAGATAGCATACTTCAAAGACCAGGAATCTGCCGTCTCTCAAGAAAACAAGGCCATGTCTTCTGAACTCAACGAACTTCGTATCTCCTCCGCGCGCCTCGAATCCGAAGCCAAGGATGCTACCATCACTCTTGATTCTTATAAGGAGAAGATAGTCGAACTCCAAAAGGATATTGAGGACCAAAAGGCCGAAATCAAAAACCTCAAGCATTCTCAAacgagagaaaaggaagaggagaaggagaagaggaagcaagAGATGTTGaatgagatgatgagcaagatCGATTTGGGGGGTACTCTTGATTCCTCCTCGGAGAAGCTGCGAACAGTCTTGCGAGAGTTTGAGGAAACTTCAGATGCggagaggaaagacaaACTTACATCGCAGACCCGAGAGTTGATCCGATCGAGCTTGGCGGAGAGCCAGGATGTCATGAGAGGCCTGCAGGAGAGGTTGAGGTTGGCTTGTGAGGAACAGGATATGCaagtgaagaggaggaacgTGTTAGAAAAGATGTTGGAAAAAAGAGATGCGGCGTTCGAGGAGCTTCTTG ACAAAACTGCATCTGGCCAAGGCCTTTCTCTTGCTGAAATCAAGTCTTCTCTTGAAACCAAATATTCATCTCGTGAAGAGCTTCTCCGAACTGAAATCTCCACGCTTTCCGATCATGTTGAATCCCGAGCAGACGATGTCAGACGGTTGCAGAGCACTGTCGAAAGTTACAAGCTGTCCAACGAAGAGCTTAATCGTGCGTTGACGGCTGCTACCAATGGTACAGATGGAGAGACATTTGCTAGTTCTGCAAAGGAGCTTGAGAGGACTAGAAAGGCCCATGAGATTCAATATGCAGAGTTTgagatggtgaagaagagtttgatgaAAGATTTACAGAACCGATGTGAAAAG GTGGTGGAACTTGAAATGCAGCTTGATGAAGTCCGGGAGCAGTATAAAATTATCGCTCGTTCTGCCAACTCTCGCGCCCAACAACGTAAACTCGAATTCCTCGAACACAATCTGGAACAACTTAGCGCCGTCCAGAAACAGCTCGTCGAGCAGAACACGAGCTTCAAGAGGGAAGTGGCTGAGTCGCAACGCAAGCTCATGTCTCGTAACGACAGAATTCAAAACTTGGAGGCGGCTCTAAGCAACGCTGATCAGAGGTTGGCGCAAAAGAACCAGAAGTATGAACAGCAAATTCAGCTTTTCAGAGAAAAACTTGCGGAAG CCCAAGCCAAGCAGAATGCTACTTATGCTCATGGCCGTATCGCCAAACCTCTCCGCGGCGGAGGTGGTGCGCAAACAGGTGTTGTGGGAGGTATTCAAAGCATTATGGGAGGtggaaagcaagaagaaagtCCTAGTGGGAAACGAC AATCATGGTTCTTCCCTCAACAGCGCTAA
- a CDS encoding separase, whose protein sequence is MPPRTTTTRAASSAPKAPTRGTARSRAQAPTTTDELVDRINKLAISKSEPKVRLTRTQPATSNAGSSNSAKSASRRPAATTTGKRKEKTTLEDSLPWACLAAIERLRPIERAMQAMQATNTSIKALGELENSGYCYGSLKASSERNEWTDEKVVRLVDTCHVAFRVLRELDGQGVIGNKGAEVERTCQGVVSKCLNMGMIHKAMEALVEARPALLRLYKALNVEGSPDTAANLPTTSRPTSSSRSTIRAASKTTTSTSRSTPATSVAEFSKSSLKNEQPAISVPSNWLELAWYPAPMEGTEMSEPVKKLLFMAMVSAWVGLITTSKGSEEVLVMMPTKPVSAKLNPLAMALTLPLTSITSPLYSLYRAIDTLNLPTASSLNLRYRQIALFALSMTISSFPHSKNSPTRLWEATHRAISIYVRTQHPNENLSEAAEVISNLIDWVERMVETRGENVKDWQSGKGWLGLMEMWIALGRRLNDTGTIDKALSLMTSSTSISTPPSTGISSGESFRSAIKGSPEVEITRIRGDLAKASLMFDKILSGQSPPAPDQQRIDALSLEDLNVLGQAINTLPNDEESKVLIDRVARAWERVRRGCVKIIDRYGIEESCKVFVSEVERWSRAALDFVETVTDRIEINPSLADYLITGIIDTVCFLSQRYLSASSILLPRGYNLYRRVKSSTKVVDQIDWLRALSIAASNVGGRLFSQARMEGAIHLASLSCEWAVEVTKLGKAEELNEEGDKKLQQLNEGLAKRWEFLASCYQRHGQKEEVFVAYIQCLAYQPPSLLSKLALASSQPISKIFEPFTDFQNSLLRLSAFILYDPTLCIDLGLSLMKEMTTNSYKPYEVGAIGEKIMDILEDGAWKEEVARIVLDLGEGLLCVYGAAYPIRRLRVVARMMRIIVSSGQRMPRFDQLIQDADHLFAETNPGYDASLSMYKKEHYAYTLILRALKAYHFEGDPTPAVLENHKRSMETLREMLIPSTTSQEIKDGPRNRQPLGRTTTTRAVTTRGASARPTRGTKRAVSEPQKKASGKATAGHTTASGVFDDLKKLTGLLGALASLLALLGQTLAQIETLRLIRAFQRSRDELIDDYVRRSSQLATEYFKLGKVSRAGNVFAQTYRTVLESKVLVDSGVKVELLLRWSCYLAGTGDIVNAREAYIEAQELNNDLEATKSKSHLLHVQVMNRCDTLERAAWSRTAFGAINAAQDNATGTIIHLSAAFRLWTRASDAICRIAEKQPSSNASALDAEDPFLVIPNPKQPKGADEPAKDESGPTAPQAAHFSGKHLHNLQWHVAHGLLDVTFDLASAYAARGSVRDAEYFLKVAGLVSETIKSGGIGARAGAREAELLFRLRKLEEVATKLESAAGLLCAEEGPEVVDLMRVQGDLYTGQGMIEEAGQMFQNTSSEIAGLDSVFAAAEALLPTPKKSSGLISSNTSGRSAQILRKSTSSKEPLLPATLAHVMRQHAWLLREAGSKEECAQLLSKLKNLPSTTEIKAEELLLQGRIALHEAIKQFKTDLFMSSLTESAVTMPMGIPEKKIKDRQSTRLSIQAVLTRAEDAFLSALDLVAAGGKVEGIRQACLALALLKAFQTSLGQGSESVTSFAASTLASSSSITLHRELLHAIETKFIDIGHGDIDWPSFDPPVVGKPNGDDVDLSDDLDDHDGKLRSYWQMLKSKYESKHIVAADAISLEDVPANWAVITINVSDDRNTMFISRHQNGHEPIVFCLPLDRQGRREGDDDIWTFDAAIGELETIVKASNEGARRAKHITTSEGKSEWWAERRALDKRMEELCVNLEFVWLGAFKTILSPRNRFSKADLSDFSDSLDKIFQAALSGGRNSKAKKCATKPHLDDALLESFACLSGKCKEEEVEDLVYFILDVYQFHGVPVALSELDIDQIALDVKGVLEKVETKQNKMSSALGEEHIFLALDKNTQPFPWESIPILRGRPVSRIPSLSFLLDQVAMGNHLRPSLTQSVVAADNYLDIKRTVNSRRTFYILNPSGDLARTETHFKPWIDEMVEKAGWKGIVGRPPTEMEMRAALRDYDLVLYFGHGGAEQYITSQKIRSLPQCATTMLWGCSSGHLKDQGDFDRTGTAWHYMVAGCPSLVGNLWDVTDRDIDRISEHVLKHGLHLDAAHQPQSRSRTRTLLPLSELSTVQAVNKARNECKLKYLNGAAPVVYGLPVYLH, encoded by the exons ATGCCGCCACGAACAACGACAACAAGGGCAGCCTCTTCCGCTCCTAAAGCACCGACGCGTGGTACTGCCCGCTCTAGAGCTCAAGCTCCGACGACGACAGATGAGCTTGTGGACAGGATCAACAAGCTCGCAATATCAAAGTCTGAACCCAAGGTTCGCCTGACGAGGACACAGCCTGCAACGTCCAATGCAGGCTCTTCCAACTCGGCAAAATCTGCAAGCAGAAGACCTGCGGCAACAACCacaggaaaaaggaaagagaaaacgACACTGGAAGACTCGCTGCCATGGGCATGCTTGGCAGCCATTGAGAGGCTCCGTCCCATCGAACGAGCTATGCAAGCGATGCAAGCTACTAATACATCGATAAAAGCCCTTGGTGAACTTGAGAACTCTGGCTATTGTTATGGCTCACTCAAGGCGTCCAGCGAAAGGAACGAATGGACGGACGAAAAGGTGGTTAGGTTGGTGGATACTTGCCATGTGGCTTTCAGAGTCTTAAGGGAGTTGGATGGACAAGGCGTGATTGGGAATAAAGGTGCAGAAGTTGAACGGACTTGTCAGGGTGTGGTGAGCAAGTGCCTGAATATGGGAATG ATTCATAAAGCTATGGAAGCGCTCGTCGAGGCTAGGCCTGCTTTACTGAGGCTATATAAGGCCTTGAATGTTGAAGGCTCCCCAGATACTGCTGCCAATCTGCCCACTACCTCTAGACCTACTAGTTCTTCAAGGTCGACTATCCGCGCTGCAAGCAAAACCACCACTTCCACATCTCGCTCAACTCCCGCCACTTCAGTCGCCGAATTCTCAAAATCATCCCTGAAGAATGAGCAGCCAGCGATTTCGGTACCTAGCAACTGGTTAGAATTAGCATGGTACCCCGCGCCCATGGAAGGCACAGAAATGTCAGAGCCGGTGAAGAAACTATTATTTATGGCGATGGTATCGGCGTGGGTAGGGctcatcaccaccagcaAGGGCTCTGAAGAAGTCCTGGTGATGATGCCGACAAAACCTGTTTCAGCCAAGCTCAATCCTCTTGCCATGGCTCTTACGCTTCCCCTCACTTCCATCACCTCGCCTTTATACAGCCTTTATCGAGCCATTGACACTCTCAACCTCCCGACAGCTTCGTCTTTGAATCTTCGTTATCGCCAGATTGCACTATTCGCTCTATCAATGACTATATCCTCATTTCCCCACTCGAAAAACTCTCCCACCCGTTTGTGGGAAGCTACCCATCGAGCTATTTCAATATATGTCCGCACTCAACATCCCAACGAGAATTTGTCAGAGGCAGCGGAAGTCATCAGCAACCTCATTGATTGGGTTGAGAGAATGGTGGAAACGCGAGGAGAAAATGTGAAAGACTGGCAAAGTGGTAAAGGATGGTTGGGACTGATGGAGATGTGGATTGCGCTCGGTAGACGGCTCAATGATACGGGTACCATCGACAAGGCGTTATCTCTCATgacctcctcaacctcgATATCCACACCACCTTCAACTGGGATTTCATCTGGAGAATCTTTCCGTTCGGCCATCAAGGGATCACCTGAAGTGGAAATAACTAGGATAAGGGGTGATCTTGCCAAAGCTAGCCTTATGTTCGACAAGATCTTATCTGGTCAATCACCACCAGCTCCAGACCAACAGCGCATTGATGCCCTTTCCCTTGAAGATCTCAATGTCCTTGGGCAAGCCATTAACACCTTACCAAACGATGAAGAATCTAAAGTTCTCATTGATCGAGTCGCGCGAGCCTGGGAAAGGGTTAGGCGAGGGTGTGTCAAAATTATCGATCGTTACGGTATAGAAGAGAGTTGTAAGGTGTTTGTAAGCGAGGTCGAAAGATGGTCCAGGGCAGCACTAGACTTTGTGGAAACTGTTACTGACCGAATTGAAATT AATCCCTCTCTTGCAGACTATCTCATTACAGGTATAATAGATACCGTCTGCTTTCTTTCTCAGCGATATCTTTCTGCTTCGTCCATCCTGCTTCCTCGTGGCTATAACCTCTACCGACGCGTCAAGAGTTCAACGAAAGTCGTTGACCAAATTGACTGGCTTAGAGCTCTTTCAATAGCAGCGTCCAATGTCGGCGGAAGATTGTTCTCCCAGGCAAGAATGGAGGGGGCCATACATTTGGCTAGCCTAAGCTGTGAGTGGGCTGTTGAAGTTACGAAACTTGGAAAAGCCGAAGAATTgaatgaagagggagaCAAAAAATTACAACAGCTTAATGAGGGATTGGCAAAGCGATGGGAGTTTCTAGCAAGTTGTTACCAGAGACATgggcagaaagaagaggtttTTGTGGCTTACATCCAATGCCTTGCTTatcaacctccttctctcctgtCAAAACTCGCTCTTGCATCATCTCAACCTATTTCCAAAATTTTTGAACCATTCACGGACTTTCAAAAttcccttcttcgactttcTGCTTTCATCCTCTACGACCCGACACTTTGTATTGATTTAGGCCTCTCAttaatgaaggagatgacTACGAACAGTTATAAACCTTATGAAGTAGGAGCCATTGGAGAGAAAATAATGGATATTCTCGAGGATGGAGcgtggaaagaagaagtagcTCGCATTGTCTTGGACTTAGGAGAAGGTTTGTTGTGTGTGTATGGCGCAGCGTATCCTATAAGAAGACTTAG GGTCGTTGCAAGGATGATGCGAATTATCGTTTCGTCTGGTCAACGAATGCCTAGATTTGATCAGTTGATCCAAGATGCTGATCATCTCTTCGCTGAAACCAACCCCGGTTATGACGCCTCTCTTAGCATGTACAAAAAAGAGCACTACGCATACACTCTTATCCTGCGCGCTCTGAAAGCCTATCATTTTGAGGGAGACCCTACACCAGCAGTTCTTGAGAATCATAAACGCTCAATGGAAACTTTACGCGAGATGCTCATCCCTTCTACTACTTCTCAAGAGATCAAAGATGGACCTAGAAATAGACAGCCGCTTGGTAGGACCACCACTACAAGGGCGGTTACTACTAGAGGTGCATCCGCAAGGCCCACTAGAGGAACCAAGAGGGCCGTGTCTGAGCCACAAAAAAAGGCGTCTGGGAAGGCTACGGCGGGTCATACGACCGCGTCTGGAGTATTTGATGACCTAAAGAAGTTGACAGGGCTACTAG GTGCACTCGCGTCTctgcttgctcttcttggcCAAACTCTCGCTCAAATCGAAACTCTGAGGCTTATTCGTGCCTTCCAAAGAAGTCGAGACGAGCTCATCGACG ACTATGTTCGCCGTTCATCCCAGCTTGCCACTGAGTACTTCAAGCTCGGCAAGGTCTCTCGAGCTGGAAACGTCTTTGCTCAGACGTATAGGACAGTTTTAGAGAGCAAGGTACTGGTAGATAGTGGTGTCAAGGTGGAGCTCCTGTTGAGATGGAGCTGCTATCTGGCGGGTACAGGGGACATTGTCAATGC GCGAGAGGCATATATCGAGGCCCAAGAGCTTAACAATGACCTCGAAGCTACCAAAAGCAAGTCGCATCTGCTCCACGTACAGGTTATGAATCGCTGCGACACGTTAGAACGAGCCGCTTGGTCGAGGACGGCCTTCGGTGCTATCAACGCTGCACAG GATAACGCTACGGGTACCATCATTCACCTTTCTGCAGCCTTCCGTCTCTGGACTCGTGCATCAGACGCTATCTGCCGTATAGCTGAAAAACAACCCTCGTCCAATGCTTCCGCATTAGACGCCGAAGATCCCTTCCTTGTCATACCTAATCCTAAACAACCCAAAGGTGCAGACGAGCCTGCTAAGGATGAAAGCGGTCCCACTGCTCCTCAAGCCGCCCACTTCAGTGGAAAGCACCTGCATAACTTACAATGGCATGTTGCCCACGGTCTTTTGGACGTGACATTTGATTTGGCTTCAGCTTATGCCGCAAGGGGATCAGTAAGGGATGCTGAATATTTCTTGAAAGTAGCTGGATTGGTCAGTGAGACGATCAAGAGCGGAGGCATTGGTGCAAGAGCAGGGGCTAGAGAAGCCGAGTTGCTCTTTAGATTAAgaaagctggaagaggttgCGACTAAATTAGAGAGTGCTGCCGGACTGTTGTGTGCT gaggaaggaccTGAAGTTGTCGATCTCATGAGGGTTCAGGGTGACCTGTATACTGGACAAGGGATGATCGAAGAAGCTGGACAGATGTTCCAAAATACATCGAGTGAGATCGCAGGGCTTGATTCTGTATTTGCGGCTGCCGAGGCTCTGTTACCTAC TCCCAAGAAGAGTTCAGGGCTCATCTCGTCAAACACTAGCGGCAGATCTGCCCAAATTTTGAGAAAGAGTACTAGTAGTAAGGAGCCTTTGTTGCCAGCAACTTTGGCACATGTCATGAGACAGCATG CATGGCTTTTGAGGGAAGCAGGCTCGAAAGAGGAATGCGCGCAGCTACTTTCCAAGTTAAAAAACTTACCCTCTACCACCGAGATCAAG GCCGAAGAACTTTTGCTTCAAGGTCGCATTGCTTTACATGAGGCCATCAAACAGTTTAAAACTGACCTCTTCATGAGCTCCTTGACTGAATCAG CTGTGACAATGCCAATGGGCATTCCcgaaaagaagatcaaAGATCGCCAGTCTACTAGACTCAGTATCCAAGCTGTTTTGACCCGTGCTGAGGATGCGTTCTTGTCGGCGTTGGATCTAGTAGCGGCTGGGGGCAAGGTAGAAGGCATCAGACAGGCTTGTCTTGCACTGGCTCTGTTAAAAGCTTTTCAGACATCATTAGGCCAAGGTTCAGAGAGTGTCACATCTTTCGCTGCAAGTACACTTG CTTCCAGTTCGTCTATCACGTTACATCGTGAGCTGCTGCATGCCATTGAAACCAAATTTATCGATATCGGTCATGGCGATATTGATTGGCCATCATTTGACCCTCCAGTTGTTGGCAAGCCCAATGGTGACGATGTCGATCTTTCTGACGACCTTGATGACCATGATGGCAAGCTTCGATCTTACTGGCAGATGCTTAAATCTAAGTACGAATCCAAGCACATAGTGGCAGCCGATGCCATCTCCCTCGAAGACGTCCCAGCCAACTGGGCGGTGATCACTATCAACGTGTCTGACGATCGAAATACTATGTTTATTTCACGCCACCAGAATGGCCATGAGCCCATCGTGTTTTGCCTCCCATTGGATCGACAAGgacgaagagaaggagatgatgatatatGGACCTTCGACGCTGCTATTGGAGAACTAGAGACTATTGTCAAGGCCAGTAACGAAGGTGCTAGAAGAGCCAAGCATATCACTACTTCAGAAGGGAAGTCGGAATGGTGGGCTGAAAGGAGAGCTTTGGATAAGAGAATGGAGGAATTATGCGTGAATCTTGAGTTTGTATGGCTTGGAGCCTTTAAG ACCATTTTGAGCCCCAGGAACAGGTTCAGCAAAGCAGATTTATCCGACTTTAGTGATAGCCTTGATAAAATCTTCCAAGCTGCTCTCTCGGGCGGGCGAAATTCGAAAGCAAAGAAGTGTGCTACAAAGCCCCACCTGGATGACGCTTTACTCGAATCATTTGCCTGTCTTTCAGGCAAatgcaaagaagaagaagtagaggATTTAGTGTACTTTATCTTAGACGTGTATCAATTCCACGGTGTTCCCGTTGCTCTGTCAGAGCTGGATATTGATCAA ATTGCCCTGGATGTAAAAGGTGTCTTAGAGAAGGTAGAAACGAAGCAAAATAAGATGTCAAGCGCTTTAGGAGAAGAGCATatcttccttgctcttgACAAGAATACTCAGCCTTTTCCTTGGGAGTCAATTCCAATCCTTCGAGGGCGCCCAGTTAGCCGtattccatctctttccttcctcctcgatCAAGTCGCCATGGGTAATCACCTCCGACCATCTCTTACTCAGAGCGTCGTAGCTGCGGACAACTATCTTGACATCAAGCGTACTGTCAACTCTCGAAGAACTTTCTACATTTTGAACCCTAGTGGTGATCTCGCCAGAACTGAAACTCATTTCAAACCATGGATTGACGAGATGGTAGAAAAGGCCGGTTGGAAAGGAATTGTGGGCAGACCACCCacagagatggagatgcgTGCGGCGCTAAGAGATTATGACCTCGTCTT ATACTTTGGGCATGGAGGTGCAGAACAGTACATCACTTCTCAAAAAATCAGATCACTTCCTCAATGTGCAACCACGATGCTGTGGGGTTGTTCCTCTGGACATTTGAAGGATCAGGGCGATTTCGATAGAACAGGTACAGCTTGGCATTACATGGTGGCTGGATG TCCGTCTTTGGTCGGCAACCTCTGGGACGTAACTGACCGGGACATCGACCGAATTTCAGAGCATGTTCTTAAGCACGGCTTGCACCTGGATGCTGCTCACCAGCCGCAGTCACGATCCCGTACCAGGACGTTACTCCCTCTGTCAGAACTATCGACAGTACAAGCTGTTAACAAGGCGAGGAATGAGTGCAAGTTGAAGTATCTCAATGGTGCGGCGCCGGTTGTTTATGGTTTACCGGTGTATTTGCATTAG
- a CDS encoding DNA-directed RNA polymerase I, II, and III subunit rpabc5, with protein MIIPVRCFSCGKVIGNLWDSYLELLAAGVDEGEAMDKLQLKRYCCRRMVLTHVDLIEKLLMYNPLARDR; from the exons ATG ATTATTCCCGTCCGTTGCTTCTCCTGCGGTAAGGTCATCGGTAATCTTTGGGACAGCTatcttgagcttctcgCCGCCGGTGTTGATGAGGG CGAGGCGATGGACAAGTTGCAATT GAAGCGATATTGTTGTCGACGAATGGTCCTCACCCACG TGGACCTTATTGAAAAGTTGTTGATGTACAACC CTCTTGCACGAGATCGATAA
- a CDS encoding CMGC/GSK protein kinase, variant, with protein sequence MSGVVNGVRVATDDPNRVITVSAQWGKTGADTTISYTNCKAVGNGSFGVVFAAKMSPVKHEDGSEEPESDIAIKKVLQDKRFKNRELQIMRLVHHPNIVDLRAFFYSNGDKKDEVYLNLVLELVPETVYRASRHYAKLKQAMPMLQVKLYMYQLFRSLAYIHSIGICHRDIKPQNLLLNPATGVLKLCDFGSAKILVAGEPNVSYICSRYYRAPELIFGATNYTTNIDIWSTGCVMAELMLGQPLFPGESGIDQLVEIIKVLGTPTREQIKTMNPNYMEHKFPQIKPHPFTKVFRPRTPADAISLISTLLEYTPSARYTAPEALVHPFFDELRVEGARLPNGKDMPELFNFTHEELSSRPDLIRQLVPTHAEEELRSRGIDVNDFKPIPPEQLRVTLD encoded by the exons ATGTCAGGAGTCGTGAACGGTGTTAGGGTCGCTA CCGATGACCCCAACCGCGTCATTACCGTCAGTGCTCAATGGGGCAAAACTGGCGCCGACACCACCATCAGCTACACCAACTGCAAGGCTGTCGGAAACGGAAGTTTCGGCGTTGTCTTTGCAGCCAAGATGTCGCCTGTGAAACACGAAGACGGGTCTGAGGAGCCGGAATCGGACATTGCTATCAAGAAGGTGTTGCAGGACAAGCGATTCAAG AACCGAGAACTTCAAATTATGCGTTTAGTCCATCATCCCAACATTGTCGACCTTAGGGCATTCTTCTACTCCAACGGCGACAAGAAGGACGAAGTATACCTCAATCTTGTGCTTGAATTAGTACCGGAGACTGTCTACCGAGCTTCTCGTCATTACGCCAAGCTCAAGCAAGCAATGCCCATGCTCCAAGTCAAGCTCTACATGTACCAGCTCTTCCGCTCTTTGGCGTACATCCATTCCATCGGCATTTGCCACCGAGACATCAAGCCTCAAAACTTGCTCCTCAACCCCGCGACTGGTGTCTTGAAGCTTTGTGACTTTGGTTCCGCCAAGATCCTCGTTGCCGGCGAGCCCAACGTGTCTTACATTTGCTCTAGATACTACCGAGCCCCCGAACTCATTTTTGGAGCCACAAACTACACCACGAACATTGACATTTGGTCAACTGGTTGTGTCATGGCCGAATTGATGTTGGGACAACCTTTATTCCCCGGAGAATCAGGCATTGATCAATTGGTGGAGATCATCAAAGTTTTGGGTACACCTACTAGGGAACAAATCAAGACTATGAACCCCAACTATATGGAGCACAAGTTCCCTCAAATCAAGCCTCACCCCTTCACCAAAGTCTTCCGGCCGCGGACCCCTGCCGACGCCATCTCCCTTATAAGCACTTTGCTCGAATACACTCCTTCGGCGAGGTACACTGCTCCTGAAGCATTGGTGCATCCCTTCTTTGACGAGTTGAGGGTGGAAGGTGCGAGGTTGCCGAATGGAAAGGACATGCCCGAATTGTTTAACTTTACCCATGAGG AACTGTCATCTCGTCCCGACCTTATCCGTCAACTTGTGCCTACGCACGCTGAGGAGGAGCTTCGTTCAAGGGGTATCGATGTCAACGACTTCAAGCCCATTCCTCCTGAACAACTGCGTGTCACTTTGGAT TGA